The DNA region GGGGATTCAAACCCACTCGGCCAGCATATTCGTGTCGGTGGTCAGCGGTTTCGGGTCATTGGCACTATTGAAAAAAAAGGCCAGATGCTTGGGGTCGATATGGACGATACGATCTATATTCCAGCGCAAAATGGTTTGCAGATGTTTAACAGAGAGTCGTTGATGGAAATTGATGTAGTGTTTTCAGCAAATGTAACATTAAAGCGCATTGAAACGCGTATTAAGGATCTTATGATTAAGCGTCACGGGCGAGAAGATGTCACGCTAACCACACAAAATGATATGTTGGAGTCAATGGGCAAAATACTCTCTATTTTAAAATTATCGGTGGGTGGGCTAGGCGCTATTTCATTGCTCGTTGGTGCAGTTGGTATTTTGGCGATTATGACAACAACGGTAAGAGAAAGAACAGCCGAAGTGGGGTTGCTCCGAGCGCTTGGTGCGGATAAAAAAACGATATTAATATTATTCTTGGGTGAGGCTGCCGTGTTAGCGTTAATGGGCGGCCTGTTAGGCTTAGTATTGCTGTTTATGCTAACCGGCTTGTTACAGCTTTTTTTACCGGGCTTACCGATAACGTTTAATTTACTTTTCTTAGGGCTGGCATTAGTGATGTCAGCAGTAATTGGCCTAATAGCCGGTGTTGTCCCAGCTGGGCAAGCGGCAAACTTAAACCCGATTAACGCACTTCATGAAGAGTAATTAATGCGCAGGCTGATGTGTCTTTAAGCGCTGAGTGAAGAGAATAATACTGATCGTTAACAGTATGTAAAAAGGATACAGGTTTTGCCAATGGTGATGATTGCCGATTAAAAACCCGGCCAGTGGAGGGCCAAATAATATCCCTGGGCCTTGGCCAGTAATAACAATGCCTATAACACGGCCTGTATCAATCGGCTTATCGGCTAAACGAGGGCTTTGGGCAAAAATAGCAGTGGGTATCATGCCTAAGAAAAACCCCAGTAAAGCCAATAGTATTAAACCCAATTGGTCTGGATAGCTTGTATGTAGCAGTAGAGTGATTACGATAGTAAGCGCGACGGCGGGGAACGTCAGCATTTTAAACCAAGGGATACCCCGATGAATGAGAAAGCCGCTGACTAAATTTCCAGGGATAATAAAAGCGGGCAAAATAGTCGTAATAAAAAGTGCGTTGCTCAAGCTAACTTGATAGGTTTCAATGAGGTATGTGGGAAGATAGGTGAGCATGCTAAAGAAGGTGCCAGTGAAACAGGTAAAAATGAGCCCCATAATAATAGCCTTATAGACAACGGACCGAGAGAGTTTCTTATGAACGGTGTCAGAGGCGGTACGTGTTGGGTCAACAAGTTTTATTGATAGTATAAGTAAGGGTAGGGCAAGAAAAAACGCCGCGCCCCACAGCCAACGCCAGTTAAAAAACTCTAAAATCACAGGGGCTAATAAAAAGGTTAGCACACTTCCCGCGGGCATCCAAAGTGCCCAAACACCCATTGTTAATCCCATATCGGAAGGTTTCGATAAATGTGAAATTAAAGTTGGTGCAGCAACAGACACAAAGATAACGGCGATGCCTTCAATGATACGGCTTAATATTAATTCGTTAGCAGAATTGATAATGATGCTAAAGCCGGCGGTAATAATAATCAGGCTTAATGCGATTTGTAACACTTTTTTGGGGCCGTACCGATGCGATAAGGCGCCAACAAATATGCCCAGTAGGACACTGGCTAAGGCAGCCGAAGACATAATCCAACCAATTTGGATAACACTCAACGGTAACTCTTTTTTTATCTCTAATAAAGCAGGGCTAGCTTTGGTAACAGTAATGGCCGACGCTATACCGGTTAGGAAGCTTAAGCAAACACCACTCCATTGGGTTTTCGTAACTGTGTTCATATTAATTGTGTTAAATAATCTGAAAGGCTAGGGGCTATTAAAAGGTAAGCCGCTGTGCCTAAGGTTAATGCGGTACAAAAAAGTGCAGAATCCAGTTTAAATCGATCAGCTAAAGCAATACCAACGATAACGGGGGGGGCAGCGGCTGTAATGCTGGTGATAATTAACACCTCACCGCTTAAGCCAACAGGAACCCCACTACTAAACGCGATGGCTGGGCTAACAATCAGCTTAATGAACATAGCTGGTATTGTCAAAAGAACATATTTAAAGCTGCTTATTTTAAAGTTTACGCCCACCATTAAAAGTAACATAGGCACAGTTGCCAGCCCCATCATTTTAAATGCCTGAATAATGCTTTCGTGCGGGATCCATTGAAAATACCGAAGGGTTAACGCTATAACGATTGCCCAAACGGGCGGCATCAGCAGTAATTCACGACCTAAATGACCACCGGCAATGCGCGTTCCAAAGTGCGCTGCAACCAGCACGGCAATTATCCAAACAAAAGGGACGGTAGCGAGCAGGTCATAAATTAATGGAATGCTGGCCATTTCAGCACCAAATAAGGCCTCAACGGCAGGCAAGGAAATCCCCATGCCATTGCCAAAACTAGCCGCTAAAACTAACGCACCGGCTTGAGGGCGGGAAATATACCCAGCACGAAGCAGCCCAGAAAATAGGATTAGGCTTAGACCCAAGCACAGGCTGATGGTGATAATGCCGGTCATGGGTACCTGATAAAGCTCTTCTTTTAGTGGCGTTGTAAGAATGATATATAAAATCAGGGTAGGTGCTAACAGGTTAACCACCAAGGCACTTAGGGTGCTTCTTAGTTGTTGTGTTGTAACACCGCCGGGTTCAAATTTATGCCAAGCCACGCCGGTGGCGAGGATTAAAACCATGGGTATTAAGCTACTCATTGAGGTTATGCTTTTCCTGCAATTTGAATGGAAGTGGCCGGTGCTTTTTCACCAACGTGCATGGCCATAACTTGATCACGAATAGACATTTCCGAATAGGTCATTCGGTCTCGTTGACGCAAGACCTCAAACCAGGACTCAGACATATACACTTCAGAAAAAAGCTGGTGGTCATTCGCATCATGAAATATTTGCCAGAAATACGCGCCATTCCTTTTGCGAATAACCCGTAATTTTTTCATTAGAGAGAGAAACTCATCTGTTTTGTCCTGAGGAATACAGTATTGAATAGACACCAAAACGGGGCCTCTATCACCGGGAACTGAGTCTTCATCAATAGCGATGGGCCATTGAGTTGTGGGAGAGGGGTCTAAGCTATCATTTGCGATGGCAAAACGGCGGCTTAACAATAAAGTGAGTAGTAGTCCAGTGGACGCGATGAATATTGAAATGCTAGAGCCATAATGGTCAGATAAGCTCCCCCATACCAAGCTGCCAAACCCCATGCTGCCGCCAAAGGTAAGCATGACAAGAGAAATGGTGCGTGCACGTACCCAGTTAGGTACGACCATTTGAGCAGATAAAATAAAAGATGAAAAACTAGAAATCCACGCGCAACCCAAAGCAACTAAGGTTAAGCCTAAGGTATACAAATTAGGTTTATAAGCGAGCAGTACCAAGGGTAAAGATAAAATGACGGTGGATAATGAAATAATTTGGTTACGTGTGAGTAAACGATGAAACCGCGGTAATAAGAACGCACCCAAAATTGTTCCCAAGCCCACGACAGCCATTGAAATACCGAAACTTTGAGCGCCCATGTTCATTTCACGAATAACAATAATGGGTAATAAAGCCCAAGAAACACTGGCGAAAAAGAAAAACATCGCACTACGGAATAATACGATACGTAATGAACGGACATTTCGTGTGTAGCGTAAACCAGCTTTAAAAGCACCCATAAATCGTTCAACGGGCAAGGCAGACTGATTATCTGGTTTTTTGGGTTTCCAAATAGCTAAGGCCACAATTAAGCCGGTAAACGAAACTGCGTTAAAGATGAAAACCCCAGTTGGGCCAGATTGAAAAATAATAAAGCCACCAATGGCCGGACCAATGGCGCGGGTAACATTGGTACTTAAGGTGTTTAAAGTAATCGCGTTTGGCAACTGTGCTCTGGGCGCAAAATCGGGCACGCTGGCTGCCCAAGCGGGCCTCATCATCGCATTGCCAGCACCTAAGGCAAAAGTAAATAGCAACAAACTTAAGGGCGTAACGGCATCAAAATAAGTACTGATCGCAAGGCCGCTTGCTGTTAGAAACAGTGCGATATGTAGGGCCAGCAACATTCGACGGTGGTCAATTAAGTCAGCCAACGTGCCGGATGGGTAGGCTAAAAATAAAAATGGTAGGGTGATGGCCGTTTGGATTAAAGCGATATAAAGGTCGGATGTTGGCATGGAAGCCATCAGCCAGGTGGTGCCAATTTCTGTCATCCAGGTGCCAACATTTGAGATGGTCATAGCGATCCACATCATCCTGAAAACAGGCGATTTAAAAGGAGTCGTTAACGAAGATGAGTTCAATGATTAGTTTGAGGCAAGTTTTATTAATAGGCGATTATAACAGGTGTTACTTATCAACTTGTTATTCGGTTATTACCGTTTAACGTTGAAATAAATAAGACGTTCTTTTGCATAAGGCAACTAACATTAACATTAAAGGCACTTCAATTAAAACACCCACAACAGTGGCTAAGGCTGCTCCAGATGAAAGACCAAACAGTATAACTGCGGTAGCAATCGCCACTTCAAAGTGGTTAGAGGCACCAATCAGTGATACCGGTGCCGCATCTTGATAAGAGAGTTTAAACAATCGAGACAAGACAAAATAACCTAACGTAAATATGAATACCGTCTGTACTAATAAGGGGATGGCTATCCATAAAATAGTTAAAGGGTTTGAAACAATAACCTCGCCTTTGAATGAAAACAGCAAAACAAGGGTCATTAACAACGCTAAGATGCTCACCGGTGTCAGCCAATGTAAAAACTTTTCATTAAACCAATCCATGCCCTTATGTTTGATGATTA from Cycloclasticus pugetii PS-1 includes:
- a CDS encoding MFS transporter, with translation MNSSSLTTPFKSPVFRMMWIAMTISNVGTWMTEIGTTWLMASMPTSDLYIALIQTAITLPFLFLAYPSGTLADLIDHRRMLLALHIALFLTASGLAISTYFDAVTPLSLLLFTFALGAGNAMMRPAWAASVPDFAPRAQLPNAITLNTLSTNVTRAIGPAIGGFIIFQSGPTGVFIFNAVSFTGLIVALAIWKPKKPDNQSALPVERFMGAFKAGLRYTRNVRSLRIVLFRSAMFFFFASVSWALLPIIVIREMNMGAQSFGISMAVVGLGTILGAFLLPRFHRLLTRNQIISLSTVILSLPLVLLAYKPNLYTLGLTLVALGCAWISSFSSFILSAQMVVPNWVRARTISLVMLTFGGSMGFGSLVWGSLSDHYGSSISIFIASTGLLLTLLLSRRFAIANDSLDPSPTTQWPIAIDEDSVPGDRGPVLVSIQYCIPQDKTDEFLSLMKKLRVIRKRNGAYFWQIFHDANDHQLFSEVYMSESWFEVLRQRDRMTYSEMSIRDQVMAMHVGEKAPATSIQIAGKA
- a CDS encoding MFS transporter, giving the protein MNTVTKTQWSGVCLSFLTGIASAITVTKASPALLEIKKELPLSVIQIGWIMSSAALASVLLGIFVGALSHRYGPKKVLQIALSLIIITAGFSIIINSANELILSRIIEGIAVIFVSVAAPTLISHLSKPSDMGLTMGVWALWMPAGSVLTFLLAPVILEFFNWRWLWGAAFFLALPLLILSIKLVDPTRTASDTVHKKLSRSVVYKAIIMGLIFTCFTGTFFSMLTYLPTYLIETYQVSLSNALFITTILPAFIIPGNLVSGFLIHRGIPWFKMLTFPAVALTIVITLLLHTSYPDQLGLILLALLGFFLGMIPTAIFAQSPRLADKPIDTGRVIGIVITGQGPGILFGPPLAGFLIGNHHHWQNLYPFYILLTISIILFTQRLKTHQPAH
- a CDS encoding ABC transporter permease, giving the protein MNWVDSGRWIFSSVLSYRSRSLLTALGMAVGIVSVTLLTAIGEGVQQYVLDSFSQFGARIIAINPGLKETHGAGGLLSSVRPLTLRDAQALKQLTGVEKVVPVVQGSGVVEFNNLQRSGVILGVGPDMSDAWDFKVAQGNFFSGNLEDARSTAVLGYTMKKELFGDSNPLGQHIRVGGQRFRVIGTIEKKGQMLGVDMDDTIYIPAQNGLQMFNRESLMEIDVVFSANVTLKRIETRIKDLMIKRHGREDVTLTTQNDMLESMGKILSILKLSVGGLGAISLLVGAVGILAIMTTTVRERTAEVGLLRALGADKKTILILFLGEAAVLALMGGLLGLVLLFMLTGLLQLFLPGLPITFNLLFLGLALVMSAVIGLIAGVVPAGQAANLNPINALHEE
- a CDS encoding AEC family transporter, encoding MSSLIPMVLILATGVAWHKFEPGGVTTQQLRSTLSALVVNLLAPTLILYIILTTPLKEELYQVPMTGIITISLCLGLSLILFSGLLRAGYISRPQAGALVLAASFGNGMGISLPAVEALFGAEMASIPLIYDLLATVPFVWIIAVLVAAHFGTRIAGGHLGRELLLMPPVWAIVIALTLRYFQWIPHESIIQAFKMMGLATVPMLLLMVGVNFKISSFKYVLLTIPAMFIKLIVSPAIAFSSGVPVGLSGEVLIITSITAAAPPVIVGIALADRFKLDSALFCTALTLGTAAYLLIAPSLSDYLTQLI